From the Cryptomeria japonica chromosome 2, Sugi_1.0, whole genome shotgun sequence genome, one window contains:
- the LOC131054174 gene encoding WUSCHEL-related homeobox 4-like: MDRGSAADSRLTRSTSVIESTSMGSVSSRWRPTACQKRILESFFANGTRKPSVEQVNRITAELQLHGPVEGKNVFFWFQNAAARDKRKRERPETSSPKWPAVLKPRNWTSLFRSKKSSDKKSYVQMEEEEEEEEEEVDSGPRRNSSVDPSDIRTLELFPLHPDL; the protein is encoded by the exons ATGGATCGCGGATCTGCTGCAG aTTCCAGGCTCACCAGATCTACCAGTGTTATTGAGAGCACAAGCATGGGGAGTGTTTCCAGCAGATGGAGGCCAACAGCATGCCAAAAAAGAATACTGGAGTCCTTTTTTGCGAATGGAACTAGAAAGCCTTCTGTGGAGCAAGTAAACCGCATTACTGCAGAGCTGCAGCTCCACGGACCAGTTGAAGGCAAAAACGTCTTCTTCTGGTTTCAGAATGCCGCTGCCAGAGATAAACGGAAGAGAGAAAGACCAGAAACATCAT CCCCAAAGTGGCCTGCAGTACTTAAGCCGCGCAACTGGACTTCTTTATTCCGTTCGAAGAAGTCCTCTGACAAGAAGAGCTATGTCCAG atggaggaagaggaagaggaagaagaagaggaagttgaTAGCGGACCTCGCAGGAATTCCTCAGTAGATCCGTCTGATATAAGGACATTGGAATTGTTTCCTTTGCATCCTGATTTGTGA